Proteins co-encoded in one Synechococcus elongatus PCC 6301 genomic window:
- the larE gene encoding ATP-dependent sacrificial sulfur transferase LarE yields MLQAKLEQVRSQLRSFPSALVAYSGGIDSSLVAYLAAQELGDRAIAVTAVSASLLPEDLEAARSQAEWMGIAHEQIQTDELANPNYASNPSNRCYFCKSELHDRLQPLAQSRGFAVVLDGVNADDLGDHRPGLQAAAERGVRSPLAEAGISKLEVRQLARELGMPWWDKPAMPCLSSRFPYGEAITAEKLARVGAAERYLRQLGWQSIRVRSQQDTARIELPSTDLQRFVAETDLPVLVSHFQSLGFRYVSLDLEGLVSGKLNRALTAACAGDRS; encoded by the coding sequence ATGCTGCAGGCCAAACTTGAGCAGGTGCGATCGCAACTTCGATCGTTTCCCTCGGCCTTGGTGGCCTACTCTGGAGGCATTGATAGCAGCCTCGTTGCTTACCTTGCAGCTCAGGAGTTAGGCGATCGCGCGATCGCCGTTACGGCTGTTTCCGCCTCCTTGTTGCCGGAAGATCTTGAAGCGGCGCGATCGCAGGCGGAATGGATGGGCATTGCTCACGAGCAAATTCAGACCGATGAGTTAGCGAATCCTAACTACGCCAGTAATCCCAGCAATCGCTGCTATTTCTGCAAAAGCGAGCTGCACGATCGCCTCCAGCCTCTTGCCCAAAGTCGCGGGTTCGCTGTGGTTCTGGATGGCGTCAATGCTGATGACCTTGGCGATCACCGTCCGGGTTTACAAGCCGCAGCGGAACGAGGCGTGCGATCGCCCCTCGCTGAGGCCGGCATTAGCAAGCTCGAAGTCCGGCAGTTGGCCCGAGAACTGGGGATGCCTTGGTGGGATAAACCAGCCATGCCCTGCCTGTCCTCCCGTTTTCCCTACGGTGAAGCGATCACTGCTGAGAAACTGGCGCGGGTCGGGGCTGCCGAACGCTATCTGCGCCAACTCGGCTGGCAATCAATCCGAGTGCGATCGCAACAGGATACGGCTCGGATTGAATTGCCTAGTACTGATTTGCAGCGGTTTGTGGCCGAGACTGATTTGCCAGTCTTGGTCAGCCATTTTCAATCCTTGGGGTTTCGCTACGTCAGCCTTGATCTGGAAGGTTTGGTCAGTGGCAAACTCAATCGCGCTTTGACTGCAGCATGCGCCGGCGATCGCTCCTAG
- a CDS encoding cob(I)yrinic acid a,c-diamide adenosyltransferase, with product MTRSGIGIRTAQQQSGRLTGQIHVYDGAGKGKSQAALGVVLRSIGLGIRDQWQSRVLLLRFLKGPGRTYDEDAAIEALHQGFPHLIDQVRTGRAEFFGPDAISRFDRQEARRGWDIAKGAIVSGLYSVIVLDELNPILDLGLLPVDEVVQTLRQKPPQVEVIATGRGAPPQLLEIADLHSEMIAHANPAVAPVGMEGIEIYTGEGKGKSTSALGTALQAIGRGIGQDLSHRVLILQWLKGGSGYTEDAAIQALRQSYPHLVDHQRSGRDAIVWRGQQQEIDYIEAERAWEIARAAIASGLYKTIILDELNPTVDLELLPEEPILQALLRKPRDTEVIITGRCKQIPAYFHLASVHSEMVCHKHYAERGIELKRGVDY from the coding sequence ATGACCCGCTCAGGCATTGGCATCCGCACCGCGCAGCAGCAGTCTGGACGCCTCACCGGTCAAATTCATGTCTATGACGGGGCTGGCAAAGGTAAATCCCAAGCCGCGCTGGGGGTGGTGCTGCGCTCAATTGGTCTGGGGATTCGCGATCAATGGCAGTCGCGGGTGCTGTTGCTGCGCTTTCTGAAAGGGCCCGGCCGCACCTACGACGAAGATGCCGCGATCGAGGCACTCCACCAGGGTTTTCCCCATCTGATTGACCAAGTCCGCACAGGGCGAGCGGAGTTTTTTGGCCCGGATGCGATCAGTCGATTCGATCGCCAAGAAGCTCGCCGGGGCTGGGACATCGCTAAAGGGGCGATCGTCTCGGGTCTCTATTCGGTGATTGTGCTGGATGAACTCAACCCGATTTTGGATTTGGGCCTGCTCCCTGTCGATGAAGTCGTGCAAACTCTGCGCCAGAAGCCGCCGCAGGTGGAAGTTATTGCTACCGGCCGCGGAGCGCCGCCGCAACTGCTAGAAATTGCCGACCTCCACTCCGAAATGATTGCCCATGCCAATCCTGCTGTGGCTCCGGTCGGCATGGAAGGCATCGAAATCTATACCGGCGAGGGCAAGGGGAAATCGACTAGTGCCCTAGGTACAGCTCTACAGGCGATCGGACGGGGCATCGGTCAGGATCTCTCGCATCGCGTCCTGATTTTGCAATGGCTCAAAGGGGGCAGTGGCTACACCGAAGATGCGGCCATTCAAGCCCTGCGCCAGAGCTATCCACATCTCGTTGATCACCAGCGATCGGGCCGGGATGCGATCGTTTGGCGGGGGCAGCAGCAGGAAATTGACTACATCGAGGCGGAGCGAGCTTGGGAAATTGCGCGTGCTGCGATCGCTTCTGGACTCTATAAAACGATCATTCTGGATGAACTGAATCCGACAGTGGATCTTGAGCTACTGCCCGAAGAACCGATTTTGCAGGCGCTACTGCGCAAACCGCGCGATACGGAGGTGATCATCACCGGACGTTGCAAACAGATTCCGGCTTACTTCCATCTGGCCAGTGTTCACTCCGAGATGGTCTGTCACAAGCATTATGCAGAGCGCGGTATTGAACTCAAGCGTGGCGTTGATTATTAG
- a CDS encoding META domain-containing protein: MEQFSQQYFGIELSALVFGATAIAQPLRLSAAPEPSKLEDITWELISFRQVNGEQLAAVAPEQKASLRLQSGQTTPQLQGNTGCNSFFGSYRLESNTNQLQIKPVGSTLRACLSTALSQQEQALLTGLAQVTTYRLEGERLQLQNSAQQVLFTLRPQPMIALTQTQWQLQRYNNGEGALIPPIADTDVTTQFAADSQRLSGFTGCNRYFATYKVQQQQLTVGAIGSTRMACGRDQATQEQAFLQLLAASHSYQLEGDRLELYDAQQQLLAVFGAKAGS, encoded by the coding sequence GTGGAGCAGTTCTCTCAGCAGTACTTTGGGATTGAGCTTAGTGCGCTGGTATTCGGAGCAACTGCGATCGCTCAGCCGCTACGGCTCAGTGCCGCCCCTGAGCCATCTAAGCTAGAAGACATCACCTGGGAACTCATCAGTTTCCGTCAAGTGAATGGTGAGCAGCTGGCGGCGGTCGCTCCTGAGCAGAAAGCAAGCCTCCGCTTGCAATCAGGCCAAACGACTCCACAACTCCAGGGCAACACTGGCTGTAATTCCTTCTTTGGTAGCTATCGTCTCGAGTCCAACACCAATCAGTTGCAGATTAAACCCGTAGGCTCAACCCTACGGGCCTGTCTTTCGACAGCGCTCAGTCAGCAAGAACAAGCCTTACTTACGGGACTTGCCCAAGTCACGACCTATCGCTTAGAGGGCGAGCGCCTGCAACTCCAGAATTCAGCCCAGCAAGTTCTCTTCACCTTGCGTCCCCAGCCGATGATTGCTTTGACCCAAACCCAGTGGCAGTTGCAGCGCTACAACAATGGCGAAGGGGCTTTGATACCGCCGATTGCCGACACTGACGTGACGACTCAATTTGCAGCAGACAGTCAACGGCTTTCAGGATTCACCGGCTGTAATCGCTATTTCGCCACTTACAAAGTCCAGCAGCAACAGCTCACAGTCGGGGCGATTGGCAGTACCCGCATGGCCTGTGGCAGAGATCAGGCTACCCAAGAGCAAGCCTTCCTGCAGTTGCTGGCTGCTTCGCATTCTTACCAATTGGAGGGCGATCGCCTGGAGTTATACGACGCCCAACAACAGTTACTGGCGGTCTTCGGCGCAAAGGCCGGTTCCTGA
- a CDS encoding inorganic diphosphatase, whose product MDLSRIPAQPKPGLVNVLIEIPGGSKNKYEFDKDLNAFALDRVLYSSVQYPYDYGFIPNTLADDGDPLDGMVILDQPTFPGCVIAARPIGMLEMIDGGDRDEKLLCVPAKDPRYAEVKTLSDLAPHRLEEIAEFFRSYKNLEKKVTEILGWKGPETVQALVDECIKAYNA is encoded by the coding sequence GTGGACCTTTCCCGCATTCCCGCCCAACCGAAGCCGGGCTTAGTGAATGTCCTCATTGAAATCCCCGGGGGAAGCAAGAACAAATACGAGTTCGATAAAGACCTCAACGCCTTTGCGCTCGATCGCGTCCTCTATTCCTCGGTGCAATATCCCTACGATTACGGCTTCATTCCTAACACGCTGGCGGATGATGGCGATCCCCTTGATGGCATGGTCATTCTTGATCAACCTACCTTTCCAGGCTGTGTGATTGCGGCGCGCCCAATCGGGATGCTGGAGATGATCGATGGTGGCGATCGCGATGAGAAATTGCTCTGCGTTCCTGCGAAAGATCCACGCTATGCAGAGGTCAAAACCCTCAGCGATTTAGCCCCGCATCGTCTTGAGGAAATTGCTGAATTCTTCCGCTCCTACAAAAACCTCGAGAAGAAAGTTACTGAAATTCTCGGTTGGAAAGGCCCTGAAACAGTTCAAGCTTTGGTTGATGAGTGCATCAAAGCCTACAACGCTTAG
- a CDS encoding putative bifunctional diguanylate cyclase/phosphodiesterase → MTLPLLVANQAFGGFLPWQEVPESLITIWMGDSLGIFLVLPLYDAWRQSKTINQSKFLWLGLGVLSLVIVLTLTFVLYPVLLGISLLALLGLALRVGLLGSAIGATLLSVISLLATRRGLGPFIRLAPDNPYLAVILLMFSISLAVHIVALQYAELRRQRDHLQATINEQTNYLIDEIEALDKTQKELEDARDFAENLIQTANAIVLLLDLNGCILELNPTAEEVTGYQRSEILGKDWFESIVPRDRYPHVWEQFKNCSSEEIPHNFENPIITKSGKERYIVWRNSKIFKNNECVGFISFGIDITDRRDNEKALERQACYDFLTGLANRFLLQEQGQELLLLAKRSQEMLAVIFIDLDRFKDINDNFGHEVGDRVLVEVAQRIRQSVRQSDLIARLSGDEFVVILPNTDAQGAATLAQKLQQQITPPIAIGDRSIQLTTSLGISLFPVDGDDLEILIKKADTAMYSIKEGGRDAFSFFTATIGQRLQERLEIESGLRSAIANQQFELFYQPQISLQDDSIIGLEALLRWHHPHLGLLTPKSFLPIAIEIGLMEEIQQWVLKTACTQNAVWQAQGLKSVPIGINFSGFQIQEFCPQIFEILNETTLRPQYLELELNEAILADPDSGLKQGLIQLKNLGLKMTVDDFGCSDSTLASLQNKGLNRLKIDASLIQALEVDQAIQTIVSAIIDLGHKLELRVLAEGVETEFQRQWLQEHQCHEIQGYLVYLPLPAEDIPAILREQQ, encoded by the coding sequence TTGACTCTACCGTTACTTGTTGCCAATCAAGCTTTTGGTGGCTTCTTACCTTGGCAGGAAGTTCCTGAGAGTTTGATCACCATTTGGATGGGAGACTCTCTAGGAATTTTCTTGGTTTTGCCTCTGTATGATGCTTGGCGGCAAAGTAAAACGATAAACCAAAGCAAGTTTCTGTGGCTGGGGCTGGGTGTTCTCTCCCTAGTGATAGTGCTGACCTTAACTTTTGTTCTCTATCCCGTTCTGCTAGGCATCTCACTGCTTGCTCTACTAGGTTTGGCCTTACGAGTCGGTTTGCTCGGGAGTGCCATTGGCGCCACATTACTCTCAGTTATTTCACTCCTTGCTACTCGCCGGGGGCTAGGGCCTTTCATTCGTTTAGCACCAGATAATCCCTATCTAGCAGTCATCTTGCTGATGTTTAGTATCAGCTTGGCGGTTCATATCGTTGCGCTGCAATATGCTGAGCTAAGGCGTCAGCGTGATCACTTACAAGCCACTATCAATGAGCAAACAAATTATTTAATTGATGAAATCGAAGCCCTTGATAAAACCCAAAAAGAGCTAGAAGACGCTAGGGATTTTGCAGAAAATCTTATTCAAACAGCGAATGCCATTGTCCTTCTCCTCGATTTAAATGGGTGCATTCTTGAGTTGAACCCAACCGCTGAGGAAGTCACTGGCTACCAAAGGTCAGAAATCCTCGGAAAAGACTGGTTTGAATCTATTGTCCCCCGCGATCGCTATCCGCATGTCTGGGAGCAGTTTAAGAACTGTAGCTCTGAAGAAATCCCTCACAATTTTGAAAATCCAATTATTACTAAGTCTGGCAAGGAACGCTATATTGTCTGGCGCAACAGCAAAATTTTCAAAAACAATGAATGTGTTGGCTTCATCTCCTTTGGGATTGATATTACTGATCGCCGAGATAACGAAAAGGCGCTAGAGCGCCAGGCTTGCTACGACTTCTTGACTGGTCTGGCAAACCGTTTCTTGTTACAAGAACAAGGACAAGAGTTGCTGTTGCTGGCAAAAAGAAGTCAAGAGATGCTGGCAGTTATTTTTATTGACCTCGATCGCTTCAAGGATATTAATGATAATTTCGGCCACGAAGTAGGCGATCGCGTTTTAGTAGAGGTTGCTCAACGAATCAGACAATCAGTACGACAGAGTGATCTCATCGCTCGCTTGAGCGGCGATGAGTTTGTCGTCATTCTCCCCAACACTGATGCACAGGGGGCCGCCACACTGGCCCAAAAGCTGCAGCAACAAATTACGCCACCGATCGCGATCGGCGATCGCTCAATTCAACTCACAACCAGTCTTGGTATTAGTCTCTTCCCTGTCGATGGCGATGATCTGGAAATCTTGATCAAGAAAGCTGACACAGCAATGTACAGCATCAAAGAAGGTGGGCGAGATGCCTTTAGCTTCTTTACCGCCACTATTGGCCAGCGCTTACAAGAACGCTTGGAGATTGAATCAGGCCTTCGATCGGCGATCGCTAATCAGCAGTTCGAACTTTTCTATCAACCCCAAATTAGCCTCCAAGACGACAGCATCATTGGGCTCGAGGCTTTGCTGCGTTGGCATCACCCCCACCTAGGCCTACTGACCCCCAAAAGTTTTCTGCCGATTGCGATTGAAATCGGTCTAATGGAAGAAATTCAGCAGTGGGTTCTCAAAACAGCTTGTACACAAAATGCAGTCTGGCAAGCCCAAGGCTTAAAATCAGTGCCTATTGGGATTAATTTCTCCGGCTTTCAGATACAAGAATTCTGTCCTCAAATTTTTGAGATTCTGAATGAAACTACCCTACGTCCTCAATATCTTGAACTAGAGTTGAATGAAGCGATTCTTGCGGATCCGGATTCTGGGCTCAAACAAGGTCTAATTCAGCTCAAGAATCTTGGCCTGAAGATGACAGTTGATGACTTTGGCTGCTCTGATTCAACCCTTGCCTCTCTTCAGAATAAAGGTCTGAATCGTTTGAAAATTGATGCTTCTTTAATTCAAGCTTTAGAGGTGGACCAAGCAATTCAGACGATTGTGTCCGCAATTATTGACTTAGGCCATAAGTTAGAACTTCGAGTATTGGCTGAAGGTGTCGAAACTGAATTCCAAAGACAGTGGCTGCAAGAGCATCAGTGTCACGAAATTCAGGGGTATCTGGTCTACTTGCCGCTGCCAGCTGAGGACATTCCAGCAATTTTGCGGGAGCAGCAATAG
- a CDS encoding solute carrier family 26 protein, with protein sequence MLLGQSQLRWLPGLRSLLHYRRAWLRGDVLAGVTVAAYLIPQCMAYGQLAGLPAIVGLWAILIPLFLYTFFGSSPQLSVGPESSTAIMTAVAIAPVAAQTDLSYSLLAAVMALLVGIVFLVAYSLRLGFLADLLSKPILIGYMAGIGLVMISGQLGKTSGIPITATKPLEEFQQFFAGLGQCHWPTVGVSILVLLFLFGVQKKFRTAPGPLLAVLLATLFVALFQLDQQGVQVIGTIPAGLPRWQWPTLPWQQWPTLTASAIGVALVGYSDNILTARAFAVRHRYEIDANQELLALGIANVGNSFFQCFPISGSTSRTVIGDALGSRTQLFSLVSLGTVLLVLWFFRPVLAMFPQAALGAIVIYAATKLIDLREFYRLRRYRPSEFWLALITAAGVLGTNMLIGVGVAVSLSVIDLFARVARPHAAILGEIPGMAGLHDIEDWPQAQTFPGLVIFRYDAQLCFANAEDFKRRVLLAIATAPQPVQWLLLNAEAIINLDVTAAEKLLELLRELQQRGVTLTIARAKQELIAELDRVGLVEQIGGEHFYPTLPTAIAAFQQFRQSQIADEPPLTAS encoded by the coding sequence ATGCTGTTGGGACAATCTCAACTGCGCTGGCTGCCGGGGCTGCGATCGCTACTGCACTACCGTCGGGCTTGGTTACGGGGAGATGTGCTGGCTGGAGTTACGGTTGCCGCTTATCTCATTCCCCAGTGCATGGCCTACGGTCAGCTAGCAGGATTACCGGCGATCGTTGGATTGTGGGCGATTTTGATCCCGTTGTTTCTTTACACCTTTTTCGGCTCCTCACCACAGCTGTCGGTCGGCCCCGAATCCTCCACAGCGATCATGACGGCGGTGGCGATCGCACCGGTCGCTGCGCAAACTGATCTCAGCTATTCTCTGTTGGCCGCAGTGATGGCGTTGCTAGTTGGCATTGTCTTTCTGGTTGCCTACAGCCTCCGATTGGGGTTTCTGGCCGACTTACTCTCCAAACCAATTCTGATTGGCTACATGGCAGGGATTGGTCTGGTCATGATTTCAGGGCAGCTGGGAAAAACCAGTGGCATTCCAATTACGGCGACAAAGCCACTTGAGGAGTTTCAACAGTTTTTTGCTGGGCTCGGACAATGCCATTGGCCCACAGTTGGGGTCTCCATTCTTGTCCTGTTGTTTCTGTTTGGAGTTCAGAAAAAGTTTCGGACAGCTCCAGGTCCACTTTTAGCTGTGTTGCTCGCGACGTTGTTTGTCGCCCTCTTTCAGCTCGATCAACAGGGGGTGCAAGTCATCGGAACAATTCCAGCCGGCCTGCCCCGGTGGCAATGGCCAACGCTGCCTTGGCAACAATGGCCCACCTTGACAGCATCTGCGATCGGAGTAGCGCTAGTGGGCTACTCGGACAATATTCTGACGGCGCGAGCTTTTGCAGTCCGTCATCGCTACGAGATCGATGCCAATCAAGAATTATTAGCGCTGGGTATCGCCAACGTCGGCAACAGTTTTTTTCAGTGTTTCCCAATTAGTGGCAGCACGAGCCGCACAGTGATTGGCGATGCGCTCGGCAGTCGTACCCAACTGTTCTCTCTGGTCAGCTTGGGCACGGTCTTGCTAGTGCTCTGGTTCTTTCGACCAGTACTGGCGATGTTTCCCCAAGCAGCTCTGGGAGCGATCGTGATCTATGCCGCCACCAAACTGATTGACCTGCGCGAGTTCTATCGTCTGCGCCGCTATCGTCCTAGCGAGTTTTGGCTAGCACTGATTACTGCTGCGGGTGTGCTGGGCACTAATATGCTGATTGGTGTTGGTGTGGCTGTTAGTCTCTCGGTAATTGATTTGTTTGCCCGAGTTGCGCGTCCCCATGCTGCGATTTTGGGTGAAATTCCAGGCATGGCTGGTTTGCATGACATTGAAGATTGGCCCCAAGCGCAAACCTTTCCGGGTTTGGTGATTTTTCGTTATGACGCTCAGCTTTGCTTTGCCAATGCAGAGGACTTTAAGCGGCGGGTGCTGCTGGCAATCGCAACGGCACCACAACCTGTCCAATGGCTGCTGCTGAATGCAGAGGCAATTATTAATTTGGATGTTACGGCAGCGGAAAAACTGCTAGAGCTGTTGCGGGAACTCCAGCAACGCGGTGTCACCCTGACGATCGCTCGTGCCAAGCAGGAACTAATTGCTGAACTCGATCGCGTGGGGTTAGTCGAGCAGATTGGGGGCGAGCACTTTTATCCGACGTTGCCGACTGCGATCGCGGCTTTCCAACAGTTTCGCCAAAGCCAGATCGCGGATGAGCCGCCTCTAACCGCCAGCTAA
- the accC gene encoding acetyl-CoA carboxylase biotin carboxylase subunit: protein MRFNKILIANRGEIALRILRTCEELGIGTIAVHSTVDRNALHVQLADEAVCIGEAASSKSYLNIPNIIAAALTRNASAIHPGYGFLAENARFAEICADHHLTFIGPSPDSIRAMGDKSTAKETMQRVGVPTIPGSDGLLTDVDSAAKVAAEIGYPVMIKATAGGGGRGMRLVREPADLEKLFLAAQGEAEAAFGNPGLYLEKFIDRPRHVEFQILADAYGNVVHLGERDCSIQRRHQKLLEEAPSPALSADLRQKMGDAAVKVAQAIGYIGAGTVEFLVDATGNFYFMEMNTRIQVEHPVTEMITGLDLIAEQIRIAQGEALRFRQADIQLRGHAIECRINAEDPEYNFRPNPGRITGYLPPGGPGVRVDSHVYTDYEIPPYYDSLIGKLIVWGATREEAIARMQRALRECAITGLPTTLSFHQLMLQMPEFLRGELYTNFVEQVMLPRILKS from the coding sequence ATGCGTTTCAACAAGATCCTGATCGCCAATCGCGGCGAAATCGCCCTGCGCATTCTCCGCACTTGTGAAGAACTCGGGATCGGCACGATCGCCGTTCACTCCACTGTGGATCGCAACGCGCTCCATGTGCAGTTAGCGGACGAAGCGGTCTGTATTGGCGAAGCGGCCAGCAGCAAAAGCTATCTCAATATCCCCAACATCATTGCGGCGGCCCTGACCCGTAATGCCAGCGCCATTCACCCCGGCTATGGCTTCTTGGCGGAGAATGCCCGCTTTGCAGAAATCTGCGCCGATCACCATCTCACCTTTATTGGCCCCAGCCCCGATTCGATTCGAGCCATGGGCGATAAATCCACCGCTAAGGAAACAATGCAGCGGGTCGGCGTTCCGACGATTCCGGGCAGTGACGGTCTGCTGACGGATGTTGATTCGGCTGCCAAAGTTGCTGCCGAGATCGGCTATCCCGTCATGATCAAAGCGACGGCGGGGGGCGGTGGTCGCGGTATGCGGCTGGTGCGTGAGCCTGCAGATCTGGAAAAACTGTTCCTTGCTGCCCAAGGAGAAGCCGAGGCAGCTTTTGGGAATCCAGGACTGTATCTCGAAAAATTTATCGATCGCCCACGCCACGTTGAATTTCAGATCTTGGCCGATGCCTACGGCAATGTAGTGCATCTAGGCGAGCGCGATTGCTCCATTCAACGTCGTCACCAAAAGCTGCTCGAAGAAGCCCCCAGTCCGGCGCTATCGGCAGACCTGCGGCAGAAAATGGGCGATGCCGCCGTCAAAGTCGCTCAAGCGATCGGCTACATCGGTGCCGGCACCGTGGAGTTTCTGGTCGATGCGACCGGCAACTTCTACTTCATGGAGATGAATACCCGCATCCAAGTCGAGCATCCAGTCACAGAAATGATTACGGGACTGGACTTGATTGCGGAGCAGATTCGGATTGCCCAAGGCGAAGCGCTGCGCTTCCGGCAAGCCGATATTCAACTGCGCGGCCATGCGATCGAATGCCGTATCAATGCGGAAGATCCGGAATACAATTTCCGGCCGAATCCTGGCCGCATTACAGGCTATTTACCGCCCGGCGGCCCCGGCGTTCGTGTCGATTCCCATGTTTATACCGACTACGAAATTCCGCCCTATTACGATTCGCTGATTGGCAAATTGATTGTCTGGGGTGCAACACGGGAAGAGGCGATCGCGCGGATGCAGCGTGCTCTGCGGGAATGCGCCATCACCGGCTTGCCGACGACCCTTAGTTTCCATCAGCTGATGTTGCAGATGCCTGAGTTCCTGCGCGGGGAACTCTATACCAACTTTGTTGAGCAGGTGATGCTACCTCGGATCCTCAAGTCCTAG
- a CDS encoding lipid-A-disaccharide synthase, with protein sequence MDILILSNGPGEVATWVRPVVKALRQQLGDNRDRLRLSLVLAPCSNGTGQEAAAAARYPELDRIQAVEHFWPFLLWGKTADNWDWRSQGLVIFLGGDQFFALWIARRLGYRCLIYAEWEARWTGWADAFAVMTPQVIEKAPQKDRHKFQLVGDLMAEVSAQAGSESTRSRVGLLPGSKAAKLQIGLPFMLAAAEAIAAQQPEMEFILPLAPTVQPQQIARYADADQNPVIAMFRGSSARLEEQPTGWVLTTEKGLTVRLITEFPAYVELAQCQICLTTIGANTAELGALAVPMLVLLPTQKRDAMKAWDGLPGLLVKVPLLGNAIASLINTLALRKVGLLAWPNIWAKRAIVPELIGEYYPEDIAAIALDYLQNPEKLSAMQAELRAVRGEAGAAQKLAAIAAQLLTPAAQ encoded by the coding sequence ATGGATATTTTGATTCTGTCCAACGGCCCAGGGGAAGTTGCCACTTGGGTACGCCCTGTGGTTAAGGCTCTACGACAACAGTTGGGTGACAATCGCGATCGCCTGCGTCTCTCCCTAGTCCTTGCACCCTGCAGTAATGGCACCGGTCAGGAAGCGGCGGCGGCAGCTCGCTATCCTGAGCTCGATCGCATCCAAGCCGTTGAGCATTTCTGGCCATTCCTCCTCTGGGGCAAAACTGCGGATAACTGGGACTGGCGATCGCAGGGCTTGGTGATCTTCCTTGGCGGCGATCAGTTTTTTGCCCTCTGGATTGCCCGACGCTTGGGCTACCGCTGCTTGATCTACGCGGAATGGGAAGCCCGCTGGACTGGCTGGGCTGATGCCTTTGCGGTAATGACGCCCCAGGTGATTGAGAAAGCACCGCAGAAAGACCGTCACAAGTTTCAGTTGGTTGGCGATTTAATGGCGGAGGTCTCAGCGCAGGCTGGATCTGAATCCACACGATCGCGGGTGGGTCTTCTGCCCGGATCCAAAGCAGCTAAATTGCAGATCGGCTTGCCCTTCATGCTGGCGGCGGCTGAAGCGATCGCGGCTCAGCAACCAGAGATGGAGTTTATTCTGCCACTCGCACCGACCGTGCAACCGCAGCAGATCGCTCGCTATGCGGATGCGGATCAAAATCCCGTCATTGCAATGTTTCGGGGTAGTTCCGCCCGTTTAGAAGAGCAACCCACAGGTTGGGTGCTGACGACCGAAAAAGGGCTAACCGTAAGGTTGATCACGGAATTTCCAGCCTATGTCGAGTTGGCCCAGTGCCAGATCTGCCTGACCACGATCGGCGCGAATACAGCAGAATTAGGCGCGCTGGCGGTGCCGATGTTGGTGCTGCTGCCAACCCAAAAACGGGATGCGATGAAAGCCTGGGACGGCTTGCCGGGCTTGCTGGTCAAGGTGCCACTGTTGGGCAATGCGATCGCTAGCCTGATTAATACCTTGGCGCTGCGCAAAGTGGGTCTGCTGGCTTGGCCGAATATTTGGGCGAAGCGGGCGATCGTGCCCGAGTTGATCGGCGAATACTATCCCGAGGATATTGCCGCGATCGCTCTCGACTATCTCCAGAACCCAGAGAAACTGTCGGCCATGCAAGCGGAACTCAGAGCGGTTCGCGGTGAGGCCGGTGCGGCCCAAAAACTAGCGGCGATCGCGGCTCAATTGCTAACTCCTGCAGCGCAATAA